The Alnus glutinosa chromosome 7, dhAlnGlut1.1, whole genome shotgun sequence genome includes a region encoding these proteins:
- the LOC133872777 gene encoding ACT domain-containing protein ACR10, with protein sequence MGILYDDVVIIRPSEREGDPSVITVNCPDKTGLGCDLCRIILFFGLSIVRGDVSTDGKWCYIVFWVVGKSTTRWALLKKRLAGACPSFSSASGISFYRPDPQPPKPPDVFLLTFCCYDRRGLLHDVTGVLCELELTIKKVKVSTTPDGKVMDLFFITDTRELLHTKKRQEDTCSRLKDVMGDAIISCDIAMVGPEITACSQTSSFLPSAITEDTFNLEMPNELPSGIVTSDSVSVTMDNSLSPAHTLVQIVCQDHKGLLYDIMRTLKDYNIQISYGRFSIKERGNCEIDLFIVQADGKKIVDPSKQNALSSRLRMELFRPVRVAVVGRGPDTELLVANPVEISGKGRPLVFYDITLALKMLNTCIFSAEIGRHMIGDREWEVYRVLLDEGDGLSVPRNKIAERVWKMLMGWE encoded by the exons atgGGTATACTATACGACGACGTAGTGATAATCAGACCGTCAGAGAGAGAAGGGGACCCAAGCGTGATTACTGTGAATTGCCCTGACAAGACCGGACTGGGTTGCGACTTGTGTCGCATCATTCTCTTCTTCGGGCTGAGCATTGTCAGAGGAG ATGTATCTACGGACGGCAAATGGTGCTACATAGTCTTCTGGGTGGTCGGAAAATCGACGACGAGGTGGGCTTTGTTGAAGAAGAGGCTAGCAGGGGCCtgcccttctttttcttcagctTCTGGGATATCCTTTTACCGCCCTGACCCGCAGCCGCCGAAGCCTCCCGATGTGTTCCTCTTGACGTTCTGTTGTTATGATCGAAGAGGGCTTTTACatg ATGTGACGGGGGTTCTATGTGAGCTTGAGCTTACTATAAAGAAAGTGAAGGTATCCACCACCCCTGATGGGAAAGTGATGGACCTGTTTTTCATCACAGACACCAG GGAGCTTCTACATACGAAGAAGAGGCAGGAGGACACATGCAGCCGCTTAAAAGATGTTATGGGGGATGCGATTATAAGTTGTGATATTGCAATGGTCGGCCCTGAAATTACTGCATGTTCACAGACGTCTTCATTTCTTCCTTCTGCAATCACAGAGGATACATTTAACTTGGAAATGCCTAATGAACTCCCTAGTGGAATTGTGACCTCTGACAGTGTTTCTGTCACAATGGACAACTCATTGAGTCCTGCTCACACACTCGTGCAAATTGTTTGCCAGGACCACAAAGGTCTTCTTTATGACATAATGAGAACTCTAAAGGATTACAATATTCAg ATTTCTTATGGGCGATTTTCtataaaagaaagaggaaattGTGAGATTGACTTGTTCATCGTGCAAGCTGATGGGAAGAAGATAGTTGACCCTAGCAAGCAGAATGCATTGTCATCTCGTCTTCGGATGGAACTATTTCGTCCTGTCCGAGTAGCTGTTGTTGGCCGGGGTCCCGATACGGAGCTGCTAGTTGCGAACCCCGTGGAGATATCTGGCAAGGGCCGGCCTCTTGTTTTCTATGACATCACCCTTGCTCTCAAGATGCTAAATACTTGCATCTTTTCG GCTGAGATTGGGAGGCATATGATTGGAGATAGGGAATGGGAGGTTTACAGAGTCTTGCTTGATGAAGGGGATGGCTTATCTGTTCCTAGGAACAAGATTGCTGAAAGGGTTTGGAAGATGTTGATGGGTTGGGAGTGA